TCTGCACCTCGTATcagaaaaactttaaaacaacGTCCACCTTTAGACAAAGGTTATTtgaatttgaacattttcattagAATTAATTGGTTTGCTTTTAGTAATATGACAAGGATTTGTAACTCACTGAGCCAGTCTTTGGACCCcgcttctttttctctgccttctctctctcctccagctccatgTTCTCTCTCTCAATCAGCGTAATCAGGGTGTTACATCGCCTCTGGAGCTCCTATACAACATTCACAAAACAATTTTATCATAACACCACATTTCAAAAACAGATGAATATAGCACAAAGAAGCAAAAATCTACCATGGCCGTCCTGGATTTGAGGAACCAGTCAAAGCGGAACTGAGGTGAGTTGCGGATGCACTGACGCAGCTCATCGTATACGCTCTCCTTGTCGAAGCCCAGTTTGTGAAGCATACAGATAAGAAAGCGGTCTTCCTCCTCTGTGTAGTTCTTGCCCTTGTTGGTGCCGTAGGAGATACGGAGCTGATGGAAGGGCGCCTTGTAACGACCAATCTGTCCAAGGACATGAAAAACATAACCATTAGTTAATTAATAAGGAGGTGAGCGTAATGTGATGAGGAGACATTTAATGGATCAGGGAAAGATTTAACGTGTTTAACCGAAGACTTAATGAGATAGAACTAATTAGTTTAAACCACAAATAAACTTCCAAACGGTTTACAGTCAGATACCTTTGAGTCCAGAGCTTTCTTGATGCTAATCCTCCTCTGGATCCTAGCCTCCCCTCTCTCTATCTGGGCCATGATCTTCTCGATATCCTGCAGCTCATTGCAGCGCTCCCAGAACACAGCtgaagaaaaatatgaattaagTCTACAAGATAACAAATCAAAATTCTGGGTTTGCTTTCTGGGAATACAGTGAGTAATTACCTGAATATTCCATGACTTCTTCAGGAGTTTTCCCCTCCACTTCTCTGGCAATGTTCTCAATATCATCTCTTCCCCACTTTTCATTGGCTTTGATGAACTGGTTGAAGTCACGTTTGTTCCAAATAGTAAATCCCTGCAATGAAGGTAgagttgttttaaaaatgcacaatgaaacaccagaaaaaaagattttatttggATTTAGATAAAATTGGCCATATATTGACTTTAGTAGGCAACAGTACCTGTTGCAGTAagttctccttctcctccagttCCTCCTCGGTGAGAGCCTCAGCCTCATCAATCTTAGCCTGCTCCTCTTTCTGCACCTGGGCTGAGTTTGGTATGTCTGGGTTACGGGGAACCTAAAAAGACAGAACCACAGATCAAGGTAAGAGAAATTTCTAAAGGCGTCAATAGAATACTCACTCTCTGAAAAACCACATTTGTACCTTATAGCCTATGGTCTTCCTGTAGAAAAGAATTTCCTTTTCAAGAAGTTCAAAGAGACGTGGAGGGAAAAATTGGAAGTCTTGGACATTTGGCTGCTTGGGAGGTCGAGGAGCCTTGGATATTGAGCCAAACAGACACTTATTATTAACATGCTAACTATTGTAAAAGCACTGCAATTTTACATTGTGGTGCATTAACGCTTTAGAtcataaatgtgtttaagtGCAGTATGGTCTACCTTGGGTGCTTTTGGCTCACTGACTCGCAGAGCTTCTCTGAAGTAGGCATCCACAGCATAATTggctttcctttctctcttagGTGGCTCGATCCAGTTGGTAATGACCTGAGTGAAGACAAAATAGAGGAATGAGTTAAAGAGCCCAAAGTTTATGTTGTTCAAATGAGGAAATTAGCAGACTGGATACTGGTGCTCTTAGTCTCtacctttttcttctctctgtagtCCTCTCCTTCAAATGTGTACACACTGCTGTTCTCTGTGTCCATAGTGAAGTTTCTCAGAGAGCTCTCACCCAGGGCAGCTAGCCTCTCCTTCATCTCCATAGTCTAGAACACCACAAAATTTAAGATTTTaatctaacaaaaaaaaaatctttaattcACATAAAAACCATTTATTAACTgatctggaaaaaaaataaataaataaaatcactgtCCATTTTCTCTAATACATCCAAACACCTCCTCACCTTCCTTTCACCCCTCTCCAGGATAGCATCAATGTCATCATCTGTGATCTCGCTCTCTTTGGAAGCAAACACGTGTGTGGCACCGTGGCGGATGATGGAGAGCATCTCATCCTTGCCCAGCTTATTTGCGCTTGGATCCACAAGTCTCCCTGTTAAAGAAGTAACAAAGATGACTttcaaaaatatctttttatttatatacaaatTACAACATTCACTAATTTCCATTCTGGGCTATTTTATGAATTGTGGCTGCTAATTCTTGATTATTATATTGATGTTTAAAGAAATGAGTTGTTTCAATTAATGAATGTACAAACTGCTTCTTCTCTTCCGTACAAAGCTCAACAGATATCAAGAATTACCTTGCTGGATGACAATGGAGTCCAGGCGCAGCTTCATCTCAGCCCTCTCCACGATCCTCTCCTCCACCGTGTTTTCAGTGATGAAACGGAAGACACGCACTTGCTTCTGCTGACCAATCCTGTGAGCTCGGTCCTGCAAGAAATATATGAACTCGTCAAGTTCCCTTCCTCTGAAACAACCAGTGTATCAGGATCCACTCCCTAACTACTGAATAAGGAACAAGCAGATGACTGCTTCAGACTACTGACCATAGCCTGCAGGTCAACTTGAGGGTTCCAGTCTGAGTCGTAAAGGATAACAACATCAGCTGTAGCCAGGTTGATACCCAGCCCACCAGCTCTGGTGCTCAGCATGAAGATGAACTTAGAGCTGTTGGGTTCATTGTATGCATTGATAGAGAtctgaaaacacatgaaggaacaataaaataaagtgtcttTATAATACTCCGTGAATATTTTTCTGAGAACTTCAGTTTGTAACCAGTTAACCTCTATAGACTACTCTGAACGTTGTCAAAGATGTTAAAAATCTAAAGCAGGCTTTTCACCTGTCTCTCCTCATGTGGTGTCTGGCCATCCAGGCGACAGTAGCCATAGTTCCTCCACATGCAGTAGTCTTCCAAGATGTCCAGCACCCTGGTCATCTGACTGAAGATGAGCACACGGGAacctggaaagaaaaaaataatagttgCCAATTAAAAGCATAATTGCTGGTTGACATGTTTGAAGACTCAACTGAAGCAAATAATATACACTAATGCCTATTTTTATCCAACAATGGACACGAATTTCAATTCTCTCACACAGCACTTAATCTGTTTGACTCCATCTACTGTGTTGTCTAGTGTAGAGTTTAATAGCTACACCTAGCCAAAATgaagattagataaactttattaatccttaGAAGGGAAAATCAAGTAATGCAGTCTAAT
This genomic window from Mastacembelus armatus chromosome 1, fMasArm1.2, whole genome shotgun sequence contains:
- the smarca5 gene encoding SWI/SNF-related matrix-associated actin-dependent regulator of chromatin subfamily A member 5, producing the protein MSESANCVEQREDQTELEEAGGAEEKSDSSDGGKESSSEAGPDRQDASSFSSSSSSSKTKDSAPGYEEKVQTDRTNRFEYLLKQTELFAHFIQPAAQKTPTSPLKMKPGRPRIKKDEKQNLLSAGDNRHRRTEQEEDEELLNESTKTTNVCTRFDESPSYIKTGKMRDYQIRGLNWLISLYENGINGILADEMGLGKTLQTIALLGYMKHYRNIPGPHMVLVPKSTLYNWMNEFKRWVPSLRAVCLIGDRDERTALIRDVLLPGEWDVCVTSYEMLIIEKAVFKKFNWRYLVIDEAHRIKNEKSKLSEIVREFKTTNRLLLTGTPLQNNLHELWALLNFLLPDVFNSSEDFDSWFDTNNCLGDQKLVERLHTVLRPFLLRRIKADVEKTLLPKKEIKMYVGLSKMQREWYTKILMKDIDILNSAGKMDKMRLLNVLMQLRKCCNHPYLFDGAEPGPPYTTDLHLVVNSGKMVVLDKLLPKMKEQGSRVLIFSQMTRVLDILEDYCMWRNYGYCRLDGQTPHEERQISINAYNEPNSSKFIFMLSTRAGGLGINLATADVVILYDSDWNPQVDLQAMDRAHRIGQQKQVRVFRFITENTVEERIVERAEMKLRLDSIVIQQGRLVDPSANKLGKDEMLSIIRHGATHVFASKESEITDDDIDAILERGERKTMEMKERLAALGESSLRNFTMDTENSSVYTFEGEDYREKKKVITNWIEPPKRERKANYAVDAYFREALRVSEPKAPKAPRPPKQPNVQDFQFFPPRLFELLEKEILFYRKTIGYKVPRNPDIPNSAQVQKEEQAKIDEAEALTEEELEEKENLLQQGFTIWNKRDFNQFIKANEKWGRDDIENIAREVEGKTPEEVMEYSAVFWERCNELQDIEKIMAQIERGEARIQRRISIKKALDSKIGRYKAPFHQLRISYGTNKGKNYTEEEDRFLICMLHKLGFDKESVYDELRQCIRNSPQFRFDWFLKSRTAMELQRRCNTLITLIERENMELEEREKAEKKKRGPKTGSAQKRKSEGTPDGRGRRKKLKL